One Prunus dulcis chromosome 7, ALMONDv2, whole genome shotgun sequence DNA segment encodes these proteins:
- the LOC117633824 gene encoding cytoplasmic tRNA 2-thiolation protein 2 isoform X2, whose product MACSASACQSNCYKTQQEEEEAVKANNNTNSFAANISSSNNNSNSGLCLKCKANQPISSNSDGGDDARFCIDCFRGNLFGKFRFAVTSNAMIAPTDNVLVAFSGGPSSRDRSLPVFGVGVAFVDESSVYSAPSNETDKVIGDVRLIVENLAPPSKELYIVPIESVYSSDSGDERERLKKLLDAVGDATGREDLLLHLRMLALQKVASQNGYNRLLLGSCVSRIACHVISATVKGQGYSLPADVQYVDARWEIPVVLPLRDCLAKELTMLCRLDGLKTVELIRSPCTGINGLVSSFVTLLQEENPSRECTIMRTAGKLIPFHFNKIEEIDDSNVLLATRRRQKRYNLKPNESFSSESFCFICNSPLSRSDLLSLKNLESHKTSSVCCSSCQFQILPQDPSSVNELYTLLPEQLFARAKHDNLDHCSAIREQIQDCLLSEGEDET is encoded by the exons ATGGCGTGCAGTGCTTCAGCTTGCCAGTCAAATTGCTACAAAACCCAgcaggaagaagaagaagctgttAAAGCCAACAACAATACCAATTCATTTGCTGCTAATAttagcagcagcaacaacaacagcaacagTGGTTTGTGTCTGAAGTGCAAGGCCAACCAACCTATCTCTTCCAATAGCGACGGTGGTGACGATGCACGCTTTTGCATCGATTGCTTCCGCGGCAATCTCTTCGGGAAGTTCAGGTTCGCTGTGACCTCCAACGCCATGATTGCTCCTACCGATAATGTCCTCGTTGCCTTCTCTGGTGGCCCTTCTTCCAG GGATAGATCGTTGCCAGTTTTCGGTGTTGGAGTTGCATTTGTTGATGAAAGTTCTGTTTACTCTGCCCCCTCTAATGAAACCGACAAAGTAATTGGAGACGTTAGATTGATAGTGGAAAATCTAGCCCCGCCATCAAAGGAGTTGTATATTGTACCTATTGAAAGTGTCTACTCTTCAGATTCTGGTGATGAAAGGGAGAGATTAAAGAAGTTACTGGATGCTGTTGGTGATGCGACTGGGAGAGAAGATCTCTTATTACATCTACGCATGTTGGCCTTGCAAAAG GTTGCCTCTCAAAATGGATACAACAGACTTCTACTGGGGTCATGCGTATCGAGGATTGCCTGCCATGTTATTTCAGCCACTgtcaag GGCCAAGGATATTCGTTACCAGCCGATGTACAGTATGTTGATGCAAGGTGGGAGATCCCAGTTGTGCTTCCCCTTCGCGATTGTCTTGCCAAAGAGCTGACCATGCTTTGCCGCCTTGATGG TCTAAAAACTGTGGAGTTGATAAGAAGTCCTTGCACTGGCATAAATGGCTTGGTCTCATCATTTGTGACACTTTTGCAG GAAGAAAATCCTTCTCGAGAGTGCACAATTATGAGAACAGCTGGAAAGCTTATCCCAtttcatttcaacaaaattgaaGAGATTGATGACTCTAATGTTCTTTTGGCAACTCGAAGGCGTCAGAAGAGATATAACCTTAAACCTAATGAATCTTTTTCCTCCGAGTCGTTCTGCTTTATCTGCAATAGCCCACTCAGCAGATCTGACTTGCTAAGTTTGAAGAACCTGGAGAGTCACAAAACAAGTTCTGTTTGCTGTTCAAGCTGCCAGTTCCAAATACTTCCCCAAGACCCCTCATCAGTAAATGAGTTGTACACTCTTTTACCTGAGCAACTGTTTGCCCGAGCAAAGCATGACAACCTTGACCATTGCAGTGCCATCAG GGAACAAATACAAGATTGCTTGCTTTCAGAAGGTGAAGATGAAACTTGA
- the LOC117633824 gene encoding cytoplasmic tRNA 2-thiolation protein 2 isoform X1, translated as MACSASACQSNCYKTQQEEEEAVKANNNTNSFAANISSSNNNSNSGLCLKCKANQPISSNSDGGDDARFCIDCFRGNLFGKFRFAVTSNAMIAPTDNVLVAFSGGPSSRVALQFVHEMHSKAQKNFDACRDRSLPVFGVGVAFVDESSVYSAPSNETDKVIGDVRLIVENLAPPSKELYIVPIESVYSSDSGDERERLKKLLDAVGDATGREDLLLHLRMLALQKVASQNGYNRLLLGSCVSRIACHVISATVKGQGYSLPADVQYVDARWEIPVVLPLRDCLAKELTMLCRLDGLKTVELIRSPCTGINGLVSSFVTLLQEENPSRECTIMRTAGKLIPFHFNKIEEIDDSNVLLATRRRQKRYNLKPNESFSSESFCFICNSPLSRSDLLSLKNLESHKTSSVCCSSCQFQILPQDPSSVNELYTLLPEQLFARAKHDNLDHCSAIREQIQDCLLSEGEDET; from the exons ATGGCGTGCAGTGCTTCAGCTTGCCAGTCAAATTGCTACAAAACCCAgcaggaagaagaagaagctgttAAAGCCAACAACAATACCAATTCATTTGCTGCTAATAttagcagcagcaacaacaacagcaacagTGGTTTGTGTCTGAAGTGCAAGGCCAACCAACCTATCTCTTCCAATAGCGACGGTGGTGACGATGCACGCTTTTGCATCGATTGCTTCCGCGGCAATCTCTTCGGGAAGTTCAGGTTCGCTGTGACCTCCAACGCCATGATTGCTCCTACCGATAATGTCCTCGTTGCCTTCTCTGGTGGCCCTTCTTCCAG GGTTGCCTTGCAGTTTGTACATGAGATGCATAGTAAAGCGCAGAAGAATTTCGATGCATGTAGGGATAGATCGTTGCCAGTTTTCGGTGTTGGAGTTGCATTTGTTGATGAAAGTTCTGTTTACTCTGCCCCCTCTAATGAAACCGACAAAGTAATTGGAGACGTTAGATTGATAGTGGAAAATCTAGCCCCGCCATCAAAGGAGTTGTATATTGTACCTATTGAAAGTGTCTACTCTTCAGATTCTGGTGATGAAAGGGAGAGATTAAAGAAGTTACTGGATGCTGTTGGTGATGCGACTGGGAGAGAAGATCTCTTATTACATCTACGCATGTTGGCCTTGCAAAAG GTTGCCTCTCAAAATGGATACAACAGACTTCTACTGGGGTCATGCGTATCGAGGATTGCCTGCCATGTTATTTCAGCCACTgtcaag GGCCAAGGATATTCGTTACCAGCCGATGTACAGTATGTTGATGCAAGGTGGGAGATCCCAGTTGTGCTTCCCCTTCGCGATTGTCTTGCCAAAGAGCTGACCATGCTTTGCCGCCTTGATGG TCTAAAAACTGTGGAGTTGATAAGAAGTCCTTGCACTGGCATAAATGGCTTGGTCTCATCATTTGTGACACTTTTGCAG GAAGAAAATCCTTCTCGAGAGTGCACAATTATGAGAACAGCTGGAAAGCTTATCCCAtttcatttcaacaaaattgaaGAGATTGATGACTCTAATGTTCTTTTGGCAACTCGAAGGCGTCAGAAGAGATATAACCTTAAACCTAATGAATCTTTTTCCTCCGAGTCGTTCTGCTTTATCTGCAATAGCCCACTCAGCAGATCTGACTTGCTAAGTTTGAAGAACCTGGAGAGTCACAAAACAAGTTCTGTTTGCTGTTCAAGCTGCCAGTTCCAAATACTTCCCCAAGACCCCTCATCAGTAAATGAGTTGTACACTCTTTTACCTGAGCAACTGTTTGCCCGAGCAAAGCATGACAACCTTGACCATTGCAGTGCCATCAG GGAACAAATACAAGATTGCTTGCTTTCAGAAGGTGAAGATGAAACTTGA